A single genomic interval of Methanofastidiosum sp. harbors:
- a CDS encoding uridine phosphorylase, whose translation LFSLRAGAILAVFGNRKTQEFEVKGEADAAKATLESINILSDWDKIKEKKNKKYIYPSLI comes from the coding sequence TCTTTTTAGCCTTAGGGCGGGAGCAATACTTGCCGTATTTGGAAATCGTAAGACACAGGAGTTTGAGGTCAAAGGAGAAGCAGACGCAGCAAAAGCAACGCTTGAGTCGATAAACATCCTCTCAGATTGGGATAAGATTAAAGAAAAAAAGAATAAAAAATACATCTATCCCTCTTTA